The Pedobacter ginsengisoli region TTTTTTTGCTCTAAAATCTGTTCATTTTAGTCTTTAGGTATATTTTTGCCCCTAAGAATTGTAAATATCAATCATTATTGATAAAATTGTTAGGAAATTGCTTAACGCTAATTATGAGAAACAGCTACTTATTAGGTTTTTTTATTGTTACAATATTACTTTCTAGTTGTGGAAAGGGCGGCCAGGGTGAACTGGTTGGGGTGTACAATAAGAAATTCAGAAATAATAGGATTCCCTTGGGTATGGTTTACATACCTCCGGGCAGAACCCTTATAGGTATGTCTGATGAGGACATTAATAACTCACAGAGCTCACCTAGTAAAATGACCTCCTTTAGTGCTTTTTTTATGGATCAAACTGAGATTACTAATGCCGAGTACAGGCAATTTGTAAACTGGGTTAGAGATTCAATTGCTGTAACTTCTTTAGGGCCTTCTGGTGCACCTGCTTATTTTCAGGCACAGCCTCAAGGTGCTGCAGGCTCAGCCTCACTTGGTGGTACCAGAAATATTGACTGGAGAAAAGTTGGTAACGGATCGCAGTTATGGAGCAGCAAAAATGGGGGATATGCCAGTAAGCTAACCGATATGTATTATAGCGGTGCTGATGCCATTCCGGGAAGAAATGAAATTGATATTAGAAAACTAAGATATGCATACAGCTATGTAAGTACAGATTTAGCTGCTGAAGGAAGAAACGATCCTTCTAAAAAAAGGCAGGACTTTATTGTTACTTATACTGATTTGCCTGATCCTTCTAATCCTAATCATCACCCATCTATTGCAGTTTATCCTGATACAATGGTATGGAAAATAGATTATTCTTATTCGCAGAATGACCCAATGGTTAAAACTTATTTTAACCACCCATCTTATGACGATTATCCTGTGGTTGGTGTAAACTGGGAGCAAGCTTCAGCATTCTGTGTATGGCGTACACGCTTCTATGAATCAGTAGCTGTAGCAAGGAAACAACCTCTTAACGCTAGGCCTGAATACCAGTTGCCAAGTGATGCTCAGTTTGAATATGCTGCCAGAGGTGGTAATGTGAAAACAAAATATCCTTGGGGTGGGCCTTATGTGCGTAATACGAAAGGCTGTATGCAAGCCAACTTTAAAGTGGGACGTGGAAATTATTCGGATGATGGTGGTATGTATACTGTAAACGTTAAATCTTATTTTCCGAATGATTATGGGTTATACAATATGGCGGGTAATGTTGCTGAGTGGACTATAACTGCTTATAACCCATCTGCAGCTCCGATGCTACACGATTTTAACCCTAACTTTACTTATGTAGCCAAAACTTCGGACAGCAAATACAAAAAACGTAAAGTTGTAAGAGGTGGCTCATGGAAAGACATAGGTTTCTTCCTGCAGAACTCTGTTGGTACTTATGAGTATCAGGATGAGGCAAGATCTTATATTGGTTTCAGATGTATTTCTGCATATCCTGGAACTGATATTTCTTATAAAAACTAACAAACCAATAAAACCCAAAAATCGAAAATCCTTATTTTAATAAAATGGCAGCAAATAAAAAATTTGATAAGATGCACTTAGCTATATCGCTTGGTGCTAGTGTTGTAATTCT contains the following coding sequences:
- a CDS encoding SUMF1/EgtB/PvdO family nonheme iron enzyme; the protein is MRNSYLLGFFIVTILLSSCGKGGQGELVGVYNKKFRNNRIPLGMVYIPPGRTLIGMSDEDINNSQSSPSKMTSFSAFFMDQTEITNAEYRQFVNWVRDSIAVTSLGPSGAPAYFQAQPQGAAGSASLGGTRNIDWRKVGNGSQLWSSKNGGYASKLTDMYYSGADAIPGRNEIDIRKLRYAYSYVSTDLAAEGRNDPSKKRQDFIVTYTDLPDPSNPNHHPSIAVYPDTMVWKIDYSYSQNDPMVKTYFNHPSYDDYPVVGVNWEQASAFCVWRTRFYESVAVARKQPLNARPEYQLPSDAQFEYAARGGNVKTKYPWGGPYVRNTKGCMQANFKVGRGNYSDDGGMYTVNVKSYFPNDYGLYNMAGNVAEWTITAYNPSAAPMLHDFNPNFTYVAKTSDSKYKKRKVVRGGSWKDIGFFLQNSVGTYEYQDEARSYIGFRCISAYPGTDISYKN